The segment TATTTTAACTTATTATTAATTTATTTCAGGTTAATTTAATCAGTTGAATAAAGTAAATTGGATAATAACTCTGTATGGGTTTTAATTTTCATGGTTTGATCCCAAGTTTTAATACTGTTTAATTAATTCATATCATTTAATTTGATTAGGTATCATCTAACTATGGTTGAAGTTAATATTAAGATTTGTACAGATTTTTCTCTTCAGTTATCTCATTCGTTTCATGAATTGTGTGAATAAGATGTATATTTTATGTTTTTTTAATGGTAACTACTTTTTCAATGAATTATTGTGGTTTGTCCTTCATAATTTAAATCTTCAAACCAACTTTTATATAATAAAACTTGTATTTTGATTTTGTAGATACAATATTTTGTAGATACAATCGACTTCAATATATTTATCTGAGTCAATAAAGATGGATAAATAAGGGAATAAAAAAATAGATAAGAAAAGTATGATTTAACTCATTGAATAATTCATTTAATAAGGAGGTATCGTTTTGGTTAGGATAATAGGAATGGTGGGAAGCCCAAGGGAAGATGGAAACACATCTTTTCTCGTTAAAACAGCACTTAAATCTGCAGAAGATGCGGGTGCGGAAACAGAAATTATCAATCTTGGATCTGCAGAAATAGAACCCTGTGTTGCATGTGATATCTGCAAGGCAACAGGTGAATGTGCAATATACGATGATATGAGGGAGATATCTGAGAGACTTGCAGGTGCAGATGGTATCATCATGGGAAGTCCTGTTTACTTTGGAGGGGTCACATCCCAGATGAAGATGTTCATGGACAGGTCAAGACCACTACGGGCGAGTTTCAAACTCAGGGATAAGGTCTGTGGAGCAATAGCAGTTGGGGCTTCGAGAAATGGTGGTCAGGAAACAACCATATCCTCAATACACGAGTTCCTCCTCATACAGGATGCCATAATTGTTGGAGATGGAGCACCAGCAGCCCACTATGGAGGTACAGGAGTTGGAGGTCCAGTTGGAAGTACAGAAAATGATGATGTTGGAATAGAAACCTCTAAAAACCTTGGAAAGAGGGTTGCTGAACTTGCAAAGAGATTGAAGGAATGAGATAGATTTTTTATTTCTTTTTTTAACTACTTTTTTTTATAAACTCAATTATTATAAGTGATTCAACCATAAATAACATAAAAAAGGATAAAAGTTATATCATATTATAGATATTTGAATTCAAAGGATAATTTATAAACAGTTATATCATTCCTTCAGTGAGGTAACCTATGACGATATTTGTGGTTATGCCAGCTTACAATGAAGAAAAAACAATAGAAGAAGTTATGGAAAAGCTTTTCAGCAGGGGATTCAGTGTTGTTGTTGTGGATGATGGATCCCATGATGCAACCTACCAAGTGGCAGAGGATATCAGTAGAAATCAGGAAAACCAGTGCTTCATATACAAGCATCTTTTAAACATAGGCTTGGGAGGGGCGCTGAAGACTGGGATAGAAGCAGCATTACTCCATGATGCTGATATCATCGTTACATTTGATGCAGATGGTCAGCATGATCCAGATGACATAATGAAGGTATGCCTGCCCATCATCCATGGTGAAGCAGATGTTGTCATAGGTGTAAGAGATTTTAAACACATGCCTGATTCAAAGAAGTTTGGAAACACAGTAATGAATATTATAACTCGGATATTTTATGGCATAAATGTTAATGACTCTCAATCAGGTCTTCGAGCATTTAAAAGGGAAGCTGCAGAAGTTATTGAGATAAATGCAAGGGATTATGGTGTTTCATCTGAGATAGTGGGTGAAATAAAAAGGCACAAGCTCCGGCTGGTGGAAGTACCTATGAAGACAATTTACACGGATTACTCCATGACCAAGGGCACAAATTTGAAGGTTGGGCTTAAGATACTTGCAAAACTGGTTATGAATGTTTTAAAGTAGTTGTGGGATTAGCATATGCTTCAATTGATTTAATTTAAAAAGGGTGTTTAAAATGATGATATACCAGATACTAGGAATTTTAGTGGGACTTTTTGCAGTGATAATCACCATTTTAAGGTTCAGAGATGGGAAGATGTCCCTGGGAATGATGGCTCTATGGAACCTGATATGGCTTTTATTAATACTGATCTCAATATATCCTGCATCAACATCCATCTTTGCAAAGGTTACAGGAATAGGAAGGGGTTTGGACTTAATCTTAATATTAGGACTTATAATGTCTTTTTACCTCATATTCAAATTGTACAGCCGTCTTGAAACTGTTGAAGAAGAACTGACGGATCTTGTGAGGGAGATTGCCATTCAAAATGAATATTCTAATCCAGATTCAAAGGAATCTTCAAAAACACACAAATTACCAAAAAAGGAAAATTAATAGTAATTCTTCTTGAGATTTGAAAAAACTTCAAATTATGTTTTTTTTTAAGAATATAATTAGTTTTTAGCTTTCATCTAAGTTTATAAGGGTAACGATAACATGAATATAGGATACTTCATTGGGCATTTTCCATACACAGAACTTGTGGGTAAATCCGGCTATGATAAAGATTATGCTCACGGTGGAACTGAAATTGCAACCTACAATCTAGCAGTTAACATGGCAGAGAGAGGACATGAAATAGATGTTTTCACAGCATCAATAGATTCCAATGACTCTGTGGAAAATTCAGAGGGAATGAAAATTCACCGTTACACAACTAACTTGAAGATTGCAAGCGCTAATCTATCCCTCAAACTGATGTACAAACCCCTTGATGAGAATGTGGAAATTGTCCATGCCCATTACAACATTCCACTTCCAGATCTGTCAGCATCAAGATACGCCAAGAAAAAGAACGTACCCTTTGTAATCACCTATCATGCAGATGCCCAGGAAACTGGGGGAAACTTCATCAGAAACACTGCAACAGCCATTTACAACAGGTACATTCTGGACAGGGTTCTCTCAAATGCAGATGCCATAATAGCAACTTCAAATTCCTACATAGATGAATCTAAGTATTTGGGTAAATACCGTGATAAAATTAAGGTTGTTCCCAATGGAATAAATCCTGAGGACTTTGAAATTGAGCTTTCAAAGGAGGAGTGCAGATCCAAACTTGGACTGCCACAGAATAAGAAGATAATCCTCTTCTTTGGAAACGTGGTTGCTTACAAGGGACCTGATGTGCTTTTAAAAGCATTTGCTATTGTTAAAAAGTTATATCCAAAGTTAATGCTTCTTTATGTTGGTAGAGGGGAAATGCAGACAGAACTGCAAAAATTATCTGAAGAAATGAATATTTCAGGCAGTGTTGTATTTGCAGGGTTCATTGAAGAAAAATCTAAACCATTATATTATCATTCTGCAGATATATTCTGTCTGCCATCAGTTACAATGGCTGAAGCCTTTGGAATAGTTAATCTTGAAGCAATGGCCTGTGGACTTCCGGTGGTTTCCTCAAAACTTGGGGGTATACCTGACATAGTTCAAAACGGTAAGAATGGAATTATAGTTGAACCTGGAGATGTCGAAGCCCTTGCAGATGCATTAAAGGAACTGGTTGAAAATGATGATCTCCGGGCTAAGATGTCCCGTGAGGGTAAAAGTATGTCTGAAGATTATTCCTGGACTAAAATTGCAGAGGAAACTGAGAAGATATATGATGAATTACTTGAAAAGTATTGAGCAGGTTCTTGATGTTTCATTAAATTCAATTTAATATTTGGGGTAAAAATGGAGATAGATTACATAAACGGTCCACGGACAGACAAAATATTTGGGATGTCCAAGTACCAGATGGAAATATTCAAGAGAATTGACGGAGTTGAATGGAATTTTATTGAGTATGATTCCCTGCTGAAGATCATGGAAAGTAAATATAGCTCAATTTTCAGTTCAAAACCTAAAAATGAAGAGGAATCATTGGGAATGTTTCCTGCACTGGATAAAACAGAATCCTTCTCTCAAAGCAAGATTTTTAAGGGTATGATTGATACAGCCTGGAAAACCTGTATGTACATTGATACGTACCGCTACAGGCAGACAGTTAAAAAAAGTATCAAAAAGGACAATGTGAAACATTTAACCTATCAAGAGCTTGCATACCTTTTGAAGTATGTTGAGATGGATAAAACCATTGTAACTTGTCATGACATCATACCTTGGGCTTACGACAACGATCGTTCCAAATTGTGGAAGGATATAATGACTGGATTGAGGAATGCCGATAGGATCATAACCATATCTGAATTTTCAAAAAATGAACTCGTAAAGTACCTGAACTACCCTGCAGACAGAATACACATAGTCAAGGATGCAGTTGATCATGATGTTTACTACAAAAAGAGGGACAAAACCCTACTTCAAAGGTTTAATATTCCTTTGGAAGGGAAATTTGTTCTTTACGTTGGTTCAGAGACTCCAAGACAGAATCTTGACCTTCTTTTAAAGGCATTTGCAAGGCTCAAAAAGAGAGTTCCAGATGTGAAACTACTGAAGATAGGGGATCCTCAAAGCTTTGGGGCAAGGGAAAAGCTCCTGAGCATGATAAGAGATCTGGGACTTGAGAAAGATGTTATTTTCGTGGGTTACGTGGCTGAAGAAGATCTTCCAAAGTGGTACAACGCATCAGATCTTCTGGTTTATCCATGCAGATACGCAGGATTCGGACTTCCACCACTGGAGGCTATGGCATGTGGAACACCTGTAATAACGGCCAATACAACTTCTCTTCCTGAAGTTGTTGGAGATGCTGGCGTTATGGTTGATCCAGATGATGATGCAACCCTTGAAGATGAGATGTACAAAATTCTCACAGACGAAAGCTTAAGAGAGGAACTGATGAAAAAGGGCCTTGAAAGAGTTCAGCTCTTCCAGTGGGATGATGCTGCGAAGGAAACATTGAGGGTTTATGAAGAAGTGGATTCAATCTAAGTTTGGAATGTTATAATTTTTTATAGCCATAGTTTCCCTTAAGAACATCAACCAATATTTTATGGGATAAAATAAACTTTTCAACATTTCCTTTAATTAAATAATTTATAATTGAAAGGAATCTGCCGGCTAAAAATTTTATGAAACGAAACTTTATACCTTTTTTACAGTTTTTTTTCATCAACAGAAATTGGTTACGTGTACCATAGTAAAAGGATGTGGAAGAGTTAACAATAGATGCAGAAACTTTGTGCCATATTTTTGCCTTTGGAACGTAAAATAACCTGTAACCTGCATTTTTAACTCTTAAACACCAGTCTGTGTCTTCATAATACAAGAAATAATCTGGATCAAGCAGTCCAATATCTTCTATAACATCTCTTTTTATTAGTAATGAACAACCTGAAATGTAATCCATTTCTTCGGGTATTTCGGATTTTAGGGTTTCATTTAAATGGGGATAGGTTATTTTGCCGTGGCAAACATCCACAT is part of the Methanobacterium aggregans genome and harbors:
- a CDS encoding flavodoxin family protein, with the translated sequence MVRIIGMVGSPREDGNTSFLVKTALKSAEDAGAETEIINLGSAEIEPCVACDICKATGECAIYDDMREISERLAGADGIIMGSPVYFGGVTSQMKMFMDRSRPLRASFKLRDKVCGAIAVGASRNGGQETTISSIHEFLLIQDAIIVGDGAPAAHYGGTGVGGPVGSTENDDVGIETSKNLGKRVAELAKRLKE
- a CDS encoding glycosyltransferase family 2 protein; translation: MTIFVVMPAYNEEKTIEEVMEKLFSRGFSVVVVDDGSHDATYQVAEDISRNQENQCFIYKHLLNIGLGGALKTGIEAALLHDADIIVTFDADGQHDPDDIMKVCLPIIHGEADVVIGVRDFKHMPDSKKFGNTVMNIITRIFYGINVNDSQSGLRAFKREAAEVIEINARDYGVSSEIVGEIKRHKLRLVEVPMKTIYTDYSMTKGTNLKVGLKILAKLVMNVLK
- a CDS encoding DUF2304 domain-containing protein, which translates into the protein MMIYQILGILVGLFAVIITILRFRDGKMSLGMMALWNLIWLLLILISIYPASTSIFAKVTGIGRGLDLILILGLIMSFYLIFKLYSRLETVEEELTDLVREIAIQNEYSNPDSKESSKTHKLPKKEN
- a CDS encoding glycosyltransferase family 4 protein; amino-acid sequence: MEIDYINGPRTDKIFGMSKYQMEIFKRIDGVEWNFIEYDSLLKIMESKYSSIFSSKPKNEEESLGMFPALDKTESFSQSKIFKGMIDTAWKTCMYIDTYRYRQTVKKSIKKDNVKHLTYQELAYLLKYVEMDKTIVTCHDIIPWAYDNDRSKLWKDIMTGLRNADRIITISEFSKNELVKYLNYPADRIHIVKDAVDHDVYYKKRDKTLLQRFNIPLEGKFVLYVGSETPRQNLDLLLKAFARLKKRVPDVKLLKIGDPQSFGAREKLLSMIRDLGLEKDVIFVGYVAEEDLPKWYNASDLLVYPCRYAGFGLPPLEAMACGTPVITANTTSLPEVVGDAGVMVDPDDDATLEDEMYKILTDESLREELMKKGLERVQLFQWDDAAKETLRVYEEVDSI
- a CDS encoding glycosyltransferase family 4 protein, translated to MNIGYFIGHFPYTELVGKSGYDKDYAHGGTEIATYNLAVNMAERGHEIDVFTASIDSNDSVENSEGMKIHRYTTNLKIASANLSLKLMYKPLDENVEIVHAHYNIPLPDLSASRYAKKKNVPFVITYHADAQETGGNFIRNTATAIYNRYILDRVLSNADAIIATSNSYIDESKYLGKYRDKIKVVPNGINPEDFEIELSKEECRSKLGLPQNKKIILFFGNVVAYKGPDVLLKAFAIVKKLYPKLMLLYVGRGEMQTELQKLSEEMNISGSVVFAGFIEEKSKPLYYHSADIFCLPSVTMAEAFGIVNLEAMACGLPVVSSKLGGIPDIVQNGKNGIIVEPGDVEALADALKELVENDDLRAKMSREGKSMSEDYSWTKIAEETEKIYDELLEKY